A genomic region of Alligator mississippiensis isolate rAllMis1 chromosome 4, rAllMis1, whole genome shotgun sequence contains the following coding sequences:
- the LOC132249872 gene encoding uncharacterized protein LOC132249872 — MVTGLSGSSEGETLPVSTSTEAVRIVEKFLADFGMIEKMPKPPINPPIPAVPVTFVEEILSRFLAEVLSSTDSTSPTSRRHLSRSKVNEIVEDLKEAMEQGLSKHKISLVAATNEQHLPPEREDAVNEVLLSISRNMIQKSGSQQELYDDITGFDLFFPQEMATIIIEELCDCDFLQAVSDSPATRSQSAMNPGRIANMVLSQVSVRPEELETLASGASQNEDRSPISEYMDVDTAAAPKKGSAFFMKIPNTLSRLRSFFSSCLPLRGNLRKVAPEITPRR, encoded by the exons ATGGTGACAGGTCTCTCTGGCAGTTCAGAGGGGGAGACATTGCCTGTTTCCACTTCAACAGAAGCTGTTAGGATTGTTGAGAAATTCCTTGCTGATTTTGGCATGATAGAGAAAATGCCAAAGCCACCTATAAACCCACCTATTCCTGCGGTACCCGTGACTTTTGTGGAAGAAATATTAAGTCGATTCCTTGCAGAAGTCTTAAGTTCAACTGACAGCACAAGCCCAACTTCCAGAAGACATTTATCAAGATCCAAAGTGAATGAAATTGTTGAGGACCTTAAAGAGGCCATGGAACAAGGCCTGTCCAAACATAAAATTAGCCTTGTAGCAGCGACAAATGAACAACATTTACCTCCAGAGCGTGAAGACGCAGTTAATGAAGTTCTTCTTTCTATTTCCAGGAATATGATACAGAAATCTGGATCACAGCAAGAACTTTATGATGACATAACAGGTTTCgatttattttttcctcaagAAATGGCTACAATAATAATTGAGGAACTCTGTGATTGCGATTTTTTACAGGCTGTTAGTGACAGTCCAGCAACACGAAGCCAAAGTGCAATGAACCCAGGCAGAATTGCCAACATGGTCCTTTCCCAAGTGTCCGTTAGACCAGAGGAG TTGGAAACGCTGGCTTCAGGTGCTAGCCAGAATGAAGACAGATCTCCCATATCAGAATACATGGATGTTGATACAG cagctgctccaaAAAAAGGGTCTGCGTTTTTTATGAAGATCCCAAATACTCTATCTAGACTACGCTCTTTTTTTTCAAGTTGCCTACCACTCCGCGGGAACCTTCGGAAAGTCGCACCAGAAATTACACCTAGACGTtaa